TCTCCACGCTCATAAATATTATAAGTAAGTAAATTTGAAGCAAAAATAGGCAGTGAAATAAAAAGTAAAATTAAAAATCTCATAATAACTCTTTTTTGAAATATTGGATAACTGATTTTGAATCTAAAATTTCATTTATACGAATAGCTAAATTTTTTTCATATACCATTACTTCGCCCTTACCAAAAATTCTATTATTTATATAAAGCTCTACGCTCTCACCAGCAGGTTTTTCAAGGTCTATAACAGAGCCTACTTCTAGTTTTAGCAGCTCACGTACGCTTATAGTTGTCGTTCCTAACTCGCTTATAAAATCAACTCCGACGTCTAAAAGCTCATCATATCCATGAAATAGACCATTTGGGCTTAGCTCTTCTTCGCTCATGCTTTTTTATAACCTATCTTAAATGTTCGGTTTTTCATTTTAAAAAGTCTGTATTCGTTCAACTCTACAGGAAAAGACTCTACTTTACCCAAAAACTCAGGAGTTCCTAATTTATACTTTTTGCCTTGCTCATTTAGTAAATTCTTAGCATAGCCTATGATCTGATTTGCCACTTCTCTACATAGATCAGCCAAATCCACTTGAGATAAATCATCTGAATTTAAAAGCACTTTGGCAAAATAATTTAGCGTATCTTTTTTAAAATATAAATAAAATTGATATTCGTCGTTACCATCAAACACTGGAATGCTAGCACCATAAACATTATCTCCTAGCTTTGATCCGTTTTCTAACTTAAAACCCAAAACATCGCTACAAAAATGCTTAGTAGCTTCATAAACTGCGTCCATCATAGATGCTTCCTTAAAGCTTTTTTTATTTATTATACATAATAATTCGTAAATTAATCTTTAAAAATATCATTTATAGCACTGCTTAGTTCTTGTATATTAAGCTTACCTTGCAATTCAACTATGCTAGTTCCCACTATAGCTCCATCGGCATATTTTTTAGTTCGTCTTACATCTTCATTTGTTTTTATGCCAAATCCTATCGCCACAGGTAGTTTGGTTTTTGATCTGATATCTTTTATTAGATCTTTCAGTTTATCTTCTGGCGTAGCTCTACTGCCAGTAACCCCAAGAGCACCCACGGCATATACAAACCCATCTGCATTTTGAAGTATTTTAGCGATTCTATCTTGCGAAGTCACACTCACAAGAGGAACTAAACAAAGTCCGAGATCTTTACATTTTGCGAAAAACTCACTGCTCTCATCATAAGGCATATCAGGAACTATCAAACCGCTTATGCCTACTTCTTTAGCTTTGGCTAAAAATCTATCTTCTCCATAAGCAAAAATTAGATTATAATAGACTAAAAAAACAAGTGCTTTTTTAGTTTTTACGCCTCCAAGCATATCAAAAACAGTATCTGTAGTAACTCCATTTTGACAAGCCTCAAAACTTGCCATACTTATGAGTTTGCCATCAGCCAAAGGATCAGAATATGGGATTCCGATCTCTAAAATATCAAGACAGCTCTCATCAAGTAAATTTAAAAACTCTTTTGTGTATTCTAAATTTGGATATCCTGCAACTATATAACCTATATTCGCTTTTTTGCCACTAAAAGCTTTTCGTATCTTATCCATAGATCGTTCCTTTTTTATACTCCATTATGGTGTTCATATCTTTATCGCCCCTGCCACTTACATTTACTACTATATTTGATTTTGTTTTTAAATTTGGACATAATTTCTCGAGGTAAGCTAAAGCGTGAGAGCTTTCTATAGCTGGTATTATCCCTTCTAACCTTGATAGAAGTTTTAGAGCATTTACGCACTCATCATCACTCACTGCGTAGTAGCTTACTCTACCTATATCTTGTAAATGGGCGTGTTCTGGTCCAACTCCTGGATAGTCAAGCCCTGCACTTATGCTATGAACTGGCAAAATCATTCCAAATTCATCTTGTAATACTATGGTTTTCATGCCGTGGATTATCCCTTTGGTGCCTTTGGTTAAAGTGGCTGCGTGGTATTTAGTCTCTATACCAAGACCTGCTGCTTCAACGCCTATGATATTTACGCTAGGATCATCTAAAAATGCTGAAAATATACCTATAGCATTGCTCCCACCACCCACACAAGCTATGATATAATCTGGCTTAACGCCTTTTTCATCTAATTGGGCTTTGGCTTCAGAGCCGATTATACTTTGGAAATCTCTAACTATCATTGGGTAGGGGTGAGGACCAACGGCTGAACCAATCACATAAAATCTACTCTCTATCTCATTTACCCACGCTTGAATGGCTGCTGTGGTGGCCTCTTTTAGCGTGCCAAGCCCATCGCTAATAGGCACTACATTGGCTCCTAAAAGCTGCATTTTATATACATTTAAGGCTTGTCTTTTGGTATCGCATTGCCCCATATATACATCGCACTCTAGCCCTAGAAGTGCCGCTGCTGTTGCAGTGGCTACTCCGTGCTGACCAGCACCAGTTTCAGCCAAAACCTTTGTCTTACCCATCTTTTTAGCAAGAAGTGCTTGGGCTAGAGCGTTATTTATCTTGTGAGCTCCTGTGTGGTTTAAATCCTCTCTTTTTAAATATATATTATGCCCGTAGTGTTCGCTTAACCTTTTTGCGTGATACATAGGGCTTGGTCTGCCGACATAATCTTTTAAAAGTGCGTTTAATTCAGCTTTAAATTCATCGCTCTTTGCGATCTTTTCATAGGCCTTTTCAAGCTCCATTAGAGCACTCATCACAGTTTCAGGGACAAATTGTCCGCCATATTTACCAAAATAGGCTTTTGCGTTCATCTTAAATCTCCTAAATTAACTATTTTTAAAATTTCATATATCTTTTTGCTATCTTTAAACCCAAACTCATCTTCTATTTTGCTATTTATATCAATTAAATTTGGTTTAAGCTTCATAGCTTCTTTTAAATTTTCTACACCGATTCCACCGGCTAAACCAAATTTGATATCTAAATTTTTTAGTAAATCCCAATTAAATTTAACCCCATTTCCGCCCTTTTTTTCACCTTTTGTATCAAATAATACTTTATTATAACTCCCATTAAGCTCAGGCAACGATTCAGCCACGCTAAAAACTTGCCACACCTCACAATCAAATTTGGTTTTATCATCTACTTTTTCATAGATTTGAGCAGCGTCTAAATTCGCTAAATTCACTATCTTAGCTATCTTATCAAACTCAATTCCAGCAAATACTCCAACAACTTTTATACTAAATTTATGAGCTAAATCAGCAATATTTTTAGCCATTTCTAAGCTAACTTGCCTTTTGCTCTGAGCAAAAATCACACCGATGAAATCCACTCTACGACCATTAAATTCGCACTCGCACACACTTTTGGCTTCGTTTAAATTTTTGATACCACAAATTTTGATTAAAGGACTCACTAGCCACCCTTTTTTACTATATAAAGATACTCGGTTACATGTATATCTCTTGAGTTTAAATTTCTACTAGCTCTGTAAGTTGGGTATTTGATCTCCACTTTTTTAACATTGCCTATCTTATTTAAATTTGTAAGAAATT
The sequence above is a segment of the Campylobacter hyointestinalis subsp. lawsonii genome. Coding sequences within it:
- the fliN gene encoding flagellar motor switch protein FliN, whose amino-acid sequence is MSEEELSPNGLFHGYDELLDVGVDFISELGTTTISVRELLKLEVGSVIDLEKPAGESVELYINNRIFGKGEVMVYEKNLAIRINEILDSKSVIQYFKKELL
- a CDS encoding chemotaxis protein CheX, whose product is MMDAVYEATKHFCSDVLGFKLENGSKLGDNVYGASIPVFDGNDEYQFYLYFKKDTLNYFAKVLLNSDDLSQVDLADLCREVANQIIGYAKNLLNEQGKKYKLGTPEFLGKVESFPVELNEYRLFKMKNRTFKIGYKKA
- the trpA gene encoding tryptophan synthase subunit alpha, translated to MDKIRKAFSGKKANIGYIVAGYPNLEYTKEFLNLLDESCLDILEIGIPYSDPLADGKLISMASFEACQNGVTTDTVFDMLGGVKTKKALVFLVYYNLIFAYGEDRFLAKAKEVGISGLIVPDMPYDESSEFFAKCKDLGLCLVPLVSVTSQDRIAKILQNADGFVYAVGALGVTGSRATPEDKLKDLIKDIRSKTKLPVAIGFGIKTNEDVRRTKKYADGAIVGTSIVELQGKLNIQELSSAINDIFKD
- the trpB gene encoding tryptophan synthase subunit beta; protein product: MNAKAYFGKYGGQFVPETVMSALMELEKAYEKIAKSDEFKAELNALLKDYVGRPSPMYHAKRLSEHYGHNIYLKREDLNHTGAHKINNALAQALLAKKMGKTKVLAETGAGQHGVATATAAALLGLECDVYMGQCDTKRQALNVYKMQLLGANVVPISDGLGTLKEATTAAIQAWVNEIESRFYVIGSAVGPHPYPMIVRDFQSIIGSEAKAQLDEKGVKPDYIIACVGGGSNAIGIFSAFLDDPSVNIIGVEAAGLGIETKYHAATLTKGTKGIIHGMKTIVLQDEFGMILPVHSISAGLDYPGVGPEHAHLQDIGRVSYYAVSDDECVNALKLLSRLEGIIPAIESSHALAYLEKLCPNLKTKSNIVVNVSGRGDKDMNTIMEYKKGTIYG
- a CDS encoding phosphoribosylanthranilate isomerase yields the protein MSPLIKICGIKNLNEAKSVCECEFNGRRVDFIGVIFAQSKRQVSLEMAKNIADLAHKFSIKVVGVFAGIEFDKIAKIVNLANLDAAQIYEKVDDKTKFDCEVWQVFSVAESLPELNGSYNKVLFDTKGEKKGGNGVKFNWDLLKNLDIKFGLAGGIGVENLKEAMKLKPNLIDINSKIEDEFGFKDSKKIYEILKIVNLGDLR